From a single Aquarana catesbeiana isolate 2022-GZ linkage group LG09, ASM4218655v1, whole genome shotgun sequence genomic region:
- the LOC141108962 gene encoding uncharacterized protein, with translation MYFTKTKSPAKKCRIFKNKIFDFLRRKDPQSPEEETKQGKYVGQNTQAPTEKPDQRKHDKKVTQKKFWVRLFASLRLTKDEGPKEKDEKKTPTKKAKRGFRERVRAFLKPKKSPTEKAAVVETPEKPVVLESPEKPVVLESPEKPVVLESPEKPVVLESPEKPVVLETPEKPVVLETPEKPVVLKTPEKAVVVEITEKPAVPETLEKPQGSPENERRSFTEHFPKESQQEEFQHQETPDVITGSEKRSSSASDEHTSSDRYYSCESGEEMGGKMNSKAEGGLVSRQASSKQEQGTSGKPAAIDPEPVPLIVVGTSEKPEEFQHQETPDVITGSEKRSSSASDEHTNSDTYHSCESGEEMGGKMNSKSEGGLVSRQASSKQEKGTSEKTAAIDPKPVPLIAGKDEKPGQSCTSLQTGLVAFSAEKFTFYKLLGAGHFGRVLLATDHEKGKHVAVKRLKKRRLLHCKGFIGEHKVLQLTHGCQFLIAGYAAFHNDNYVYYVMELAKGGTLHDLIYQRRRKLSFTVVRFITAELVCAIQFLHRKYIIHRDIKPDNVLFTSDGHVKLTDFGLALKNPDWKKKKYGTAGTPQYTAPEVILGKPYNVSADWFSLGVTVFEMLARKLPFDGGTIAEIHGMIVHRVPPCHVLNLKGSGFVRKLLVKEPKDRASFANGIRRDSFFCNFNWQKLKAGRIRSPVKHRPFIHADLKKKVKLSRYEEKKTPLSSEEQLEFKDIGFVCPDWADHYYVHSTNATQNP, from the coding sequence ATGTATTTCACAAAGACAAAAAGCCCTGCAAAGAAATGCaggatatttaaaaataaaattttcgaTTTTCTGAGAAGGAAGGACCCCCAGTCACCGGAAGAGGAAACAAAACAAGGTAAGTATGTTGGACAGAACACCCAGGCACCAACAGAAAAGCCAGACCAAAGGAAGCATGATAAAAAGGTGACCCAGAAAAAATTCTGGGTAAGATTATTTGCTTCGCTTAGACTGACAAAGGATGAGGGTCCTaaagagaaagatgagaaaaagacTCCAACAAAGAAGGCCAAACGAGGTTTTAGAGAGAGAGTTCGAGCTTTCCTAAAGCCTAAAAAGAGCCCtacagaaaaggcagcagttgttgAGACCCCAGAAAAGCCAGTAGTTCTTGAGAGCCCAGAAAAGCCAGTAGTTCTTGAGAGCCCAGAAAAGCCAGTAGTTCTTGAGAGCCCAGAAAAGCCAGTAGTTCTTGAGAGTCCAGAAAAGCCAGTAGTTCTTGAGACCCCAGAAAAGCCAGTAGTTCTTGAGACCCCAGAAAAGCCAGTAGTTCTCAAGACCCCAGAAAAGGCAGTAGTGGTTGAGATTACAGAAAAGCCAGCAGTTCCTGAGACCCTGGAAAAGCCTCAAGGTTCTCCAGAGAATGAGAGAAGGAGCTTCACAGAGCATTTTCCAAAGGAATCACAGCAAGAAGAATTCCAACATCAGGAAACACCAGATGTCATCACTGGCTCAGAGAAAAGAAGTAGCTCAGCATCCGATGAGCATACAAGCAGTGATAGATATTACTCTTGTGAATCAGGTGAGGAGATGGGGGGAAAGATGAATTCTAAGGCAGAAGGAGGCTTAGTTTCAAGACAAGCATCAAGTAAACAAGAACAAGGCACTTCAGGAAAACCAGCAGCTATAGACCCCGAACCTGTACCCTTGATTGTGGTAGGCACTTCAGAAAAACCAGAAGAATTCCAACATCAGGAAACACCAGATGTCATCACTGGCTCAGAGAAAAGAAGTAGCTCAGCATCCGATGAGCATACAAACAGTGATACATACCACTCTTGTGAATCAGGTGAGGAGATGGGGGGAAAGATGAATTCTAAGTCAGAGGGAGGCTTAGTTTCAAGACAAGCATCAAGTAAACAAGAAAAAGGCACTTCAGAAAAAACAGCAGCTATAGACCCCAAACCTGTACCCTTGATTGCTGGAAAAGATGAAAAACCAGGGCAGTCCTGCACCAGCCTCCAGACAGGCCTTGTCGCCTTCTCGGCTGAAAAATTCACCTTCTACAAGCTACTTGGGGCAGGACACTTTGGGCGCGTCTTGCTGGCTACCGATCATGAGAAAGGAAAACATGTAGCAGTAAAAAGATTGAAAAAGAGGAGACTGCTACATTGCAAAGGTTTCATTGGGGAGCACAAGGTCTTGCAACTAACACACGGATGCCAATTTTTAATTGCTGGGTATGCGGCATTCCACAATGATAACTATGTATATTATGTTATGGAACTGGCAAAAGGAGGGACCCTTCATGACCTGATATATCAGCGCAGAAGAAAACTGAGCTTTACAGTGGTGAGATTTATCACTGCGGAACTAGTGTGTGCCATTCAGTTTTTACATCGCAAATACATTATCCATAGAGACATAAAGCCTGACAATGTCTTATTCACAAGCGATGGACATGTAAAACTCACAGATTTTGGCCTTGCCTTAAAAAAtcctgattggaaaaaaaaaaaatatggaactgCTGGGACACCACAATATACAGCCCCCGAAGTAATACTAGGCAAGCCCTACAATGTGAGTGCTGATTGGTTTTCACTCGGAGTAACTGTCTTCGAGATGCTGGCCAGAAAACTCCCCTTCGATGGAGGGACAATAGCAGAAATACATGGGATGATTGTTCACAGGGTTCCACCGTGTCATGTTCTTAATTTAAAAGGAAGCGGCTTTGTGAGGAAACTGTTGGTAAAAGAACCAAAGGATAGAGCAAGTTTTGCCAATGGGATAAGGAGAGActcatttttttgcaattttaattGGCAAAAACTGAAAGCTGGCAGAATACGTTCCCCTGTAAAACATAGACCCTTCATTCATGCAGATTTGAAAAAAAAGGTAAAGCTATCTCGTTATGAAGAAAAGAAGACTCCTCTTTCAAGTGAAGAACAGTTAGAATTTAAGGACATTGGCTTTGTCTGCCCCGACTGGGCTGACCATTACTATGTACATTCCACCAATGCAACCCAAAATCCTTAG